DNA from Methanolacinia paynteri:
TCAAAGTAAAGATAGGTGAATCTGATTCAGACCGCAGTGTCGACTGGTATATTGTCGTGGACCCGATCAAAGCGGCAGACAAGATATTCGAGTATATCTTCACATCCCTCTATGAGTCGTTCCCGTTCCCGACAGCAGAACCGGGTCCTGCAAGCGATCCCCGCGATCCGTTCTACATGAACCCGTCTAGCAACCAAAAGATAGGATAATCCTTTTTTTATTTTTTGTTCAAACGTATTGTTATCCATCCCTGCTGTCATCGCTTTTGTAACCTCCGCAGGGTTATTTGTTGGTACGACTGGTGTCTTTGAGTATGTCATGCCTGGCAGTTATCTGCCTGTTTTAACGAACAAATAGGATAATATTTTAATATTTACCGCTCATTTGATATTTGTAACAAATGGAAGTGTGTTTTATGAAGAAAATGTTCGTTTTAATCGCAGCCGTTTCGATACTTGCTGCATTACTGCCTCTTTCGGTATCTGCTGAAACAATCGGCGGAGATCAGGGATGGATTAATGTCTATTGTAACGTTGACGGAGCATCTGTGTATTTCGATGGTCAATACAAGGGAGAGATTGTTAACGGGATCTATACCCAGGCAGTCTATTCGACAGGTACGCCCTATCATTCAATAAGTGTTGAAAAATCAGGATACTCTACATGGTCTGAAGAGCTGGATACAAATCCCGGAATGGGAGAATCCATGAATGTGTATGCCACAATCAATCCGGTCACAGTAGTACCTACGTTAATCGGTGGGGATGTCGGTTACTATACAGTCTACTGCAATGTTGACGGAGCAGATGTCTACTTCAACTCCGACTACAAGGGCCAGACTGCGAATGGTGAACTTACAGTAGAGGTCTATACGACCGGAACACCCTATACGACATATACAGTCAGCAAGTCCGGCTATACATCATTTACAGCCCAGATCTCCGAGTATCCTGCAGCAGGAGAGACCGATAAACTCTATGCCACGCTTGTCGCATCACAGCCCACAGCCACGCAGGGAAGTCCGGTTTCAGTATTCGCAGTGATAGGGGCATTGATTGCAGGTCTTGTAGGATTTGCTTTAATTGCAAAAAAGAACTAAAATTATCCATTTTTTAAAAAAGAAATATTCTTAACCTTTACAGGCTACACTACTGATAACAATTCATTCTGTGCCTTAACAGTCTTTCCGGAGTGCGCAATATGCCTGAAAAAATTCTCATATTGGATGATGAAAAGCCAATACTTGAGATTATGTCTTTGTTTTTAAGGAGAAAGGGGAATGAAGTCTCCTGCTTTTCCAGCGGAACGAAGGCCCTTGAAAGCCTCAGGCAGGAATCGGAAGCAGGCGTCCCTTATACTGTGGCAATACTCGATGTATCCGTACCTGGAGATCGTGGTGCCAGGGAACTTGTCGGACCGATGAAAGAGACAAATCCCGGTCTGAAGGTAATCATATCCAGCGGTGATTCTGTAGAAGGAGCGATGGAAAATCCGTCTTTGTATGGATTTTCAGCTTCACTAAAAAAACCGTTTCGGGCAGCCGATATCGATAAAGCCATTGAAGAAGCCAGGAAAAAATAACATAAGATCTTTAATTTTTTTGGAATTCGTGATGCCTTATATATCTCTTTACAGGCTGATTGCAACATAAAAAAGATACTATCTATTTGAATTCTTTATTTCACCAGGCTGGAATTTCTTCCTTTTTTGCAATTGATGAATCTGATGGTGATTATCAAATTTACCGCTTTAAAAACATATATATACATCTTTTCATACAAGATAAAATCCTGGAAAAGAGCCGATAGAATACCTGTTCCTACAGAATGTCAATAAAGAGGTCAATTATGGATCCCCGTTTATCAACAGCCTTCAGGCGACTTGTTGGCTCCCTGCTAATTTTGGTTATAATGCTTAATTTAATAATATCGCCGGGATATGCCGCTTATTCTGAAGATCAGGTTCTGGTGGTCGGCGCTGACGAATATTTCCCCCCCTATGAGTATATAGATTATAACGGCCGTGCCGCAGGTTTCAATATAGACATAATGAATGCAGTCGCCGAGGAAATGTCGCTCAATATCAGCGTACAGCCCGGCCCCTGGCATGAAGTGAGGAACGATCTCGAAAGCGGCAAAATCGACTTCATAAGCGGTATGTTCTACTCCGAAGAGCGGGATGAGGTGGTCAATTTTTCAGAACCATACATCTCCGTCTCGCATGCAATATTCGTAAGGGAAGGTTCGGATATAAGCGGCCCTGAAGACCTGAAGGGAAAGGAGATTGTCGTCGAAGAAGGGGACATCATGCATGACTACGCCCTGGGGCTCGACAGTTCGAATACGATAATTACCACGCACAACCAGTCCGAGGCACTTTTACTTCTTGCCTCGGGAAAATACGACGCAGCCCTCCTTTCGAAGCTGCACGGGGAGCACCTGATTATGCAGTACGGAATTGCAGGAATCATCACGGCGGGTCCTCCCCTGGAGATAAGGGAATACTGTGTTGCCGCTTCTGCAAATGCAAGCAACCTCCTTCCCGTAATAAATGAAGGCCTAGTAATAATCAGGAACAATGGAAAGTACGATGAGATCTACAAAAAATGGTTCGGTGTTTTTGAAGAGAGGGAATTCTTTCTTACACTGATAAATATTGTAATTTTCATTCTTCTGCCTGTTATTATCCTCCTCGCCATAGCATTGATCTGGTCTGTTTCCCTGAGAAGAAAACTGACTAAGACCTCGTCAGAACTGGAGGATGAACTGGTAAAACAGGAAAGAGTCAAAAAGGCGTTGCAGGAGAGCAAAGATAAGTATGAAGTCCTGTTTAATTCTTTAAATGAGGGAGTATTTCTCTGTGAATATGATCCTGTCAAAAAAAGCGGCAGGATAATCGAGGTAAACGATACGGCCTGCCGCCGCCTGGGTTATACCCGTGAAGAAATGATGGGGAAGAATCTCTTCGATATTACCCGGATGCTCTCCTACGATTGTGAAACCCTGGTTGAAAAACTTACCAAAGAAAAGAATGAGATATCGTACTATGCGGAGCATGTGAGAAAAGACAGATCCGTATTCCCTGTACATGTCAAGGCACGCCGTCTTACTTATGGCGGCGGAGAATATGTCCTCCAGCTCGCGCGTGACATCACGAAAGAGAGAGAATTTGGTGAACGCGAGGCCGAAGCCCTGAAAAAAATCGAGATGAACCTGATACAGCTCGCAACTCTTAATGATGAGATTCGCAATCCTCTTACCGTGATCGCCGGAGTGACGGATATGGAGACGAAAGATTCCAGGAATATTATCCTTGATCAGGTTAGAAGGATCGACGAGATAATCAGCAGGCTTGATCGCAGCTGGATCGAATCGGCAAAGATAAGAGAATTCCTCAAAAAGCACATGGAAATTAACGAAAAAGACGAATTATCCGAAAAAAAATGAATATAAATTTGGACTGGTCCTAAAATAAAACAAGGGAATCCTTATTTTTATACAATATCCTAAAGCTTCAATTCCGCGATCAGGTTCCTGATAAAAAGCTCGTGAAGCCTGAGATCGTCCCCCAGTTCCGGGTGAAACGCAAGAACCATATTTTTGCCCTGCATTGCTGCGACGATCCCGTCATCTATCTTTCCGATGACTTTCACCCCGGGTCCTGCCGAGACTGCAACCGGTGCCCGGATGAAGACAGCCCTGAACGGCTCCGAAAGGCCTTCTATCTGTATTTCCGATTCGAAAGAGTCCTTCTGCCTCCCGAAGGCGTTCCGCCTCACTTCGATATCCATTATGGATAACGGCTTTACGTCATCATCATCGACGATCCTCGAGGCAGAAAGCACCATGCCGGCGCAGGTGGCGAATATCCCTCCACTGAAAGTCTTTAACGGCTCCCTCAGGTTATTCCTGTCGATCAGGCGCGATATTGTGGTCGACTCTCCGCCCGGTATTGCAATGGCCTGGCATGATTCGACATCTTCCGGCCTTTTCAGGGCGAAGACCTCATAACCGTCAATATCCTTTATAGAGTCCAGGGTTCGGTCAAATGCATCAAGATGCTCACTGACGTCTCCCTGGAGGGCAAGAACTCCTGCCTTAATTTCCACGGGTGGAAAGCACCTCGTCTTCCCTTAACAGGTGTACATCGAGGCCGGGCATTGCATCTCCGAGGCCGCGGCTGACTTCGGCGATGACTTTAGCATCGGTGAAGTGATCAACCGCCTGAACGATTGCGGAGGCCATAACTGAAGGTTTTTCAGACTTGAATATTCCCGATCCCACAAACACGCCGTCGGCACCGAGCTGCATCATCAATGCGGCATCTGCGGGCGTTGCAATGCCTCCCGCAGAAAAGTTTACTACAGGAAGTCTTCCCAGTTTTGCACATTCGGCGACGATGTCGACAGGAGCTTCGATGCTTCTTGCATAAGCCGCAGTCTCCTGTGATGACATTCCCTGGAGCATCCTGATCTCGCCCGTAATCGATCTCATGTGCCTGACGGCCTCGACAACATTGCCTGTGCCTGCTTCGCCTTTCGTCCTGATCATTGCAGCCCCTTCTGCAATTCTCCTGCAGGCCTCCCCGAGATTCCTGGCGCCGCATACGAAAGGAACTGTGAACTCTTTTTTATCTATATGAAATTCCTCGTCGGCTGGTGTGAGGACCTCGCTCTCGTCGATCATATCGACGCCGATTGCCTCAAGCACTCTCGCTTCGACGAAATGGCCGATCCTTGCCTTTCCCATTACCGGGATCGTGACCGCATCGATGATCTCTTCGACTATTGCGGTGTCCGCCATCCTTGCGACACCGCCAGCCTTCCTTATATCTGCCGGAACACGCTCAAGGGCCATTACCGCAACTGCGCCTGCCTCTTCTGCAATTACAGCCTGTTCTGCATTAACGACGTCCATTATTACGCCGCCCTTCTGCATCGAAGCAAAACCTCTCTTGATAAGTTCTGTTCCGAAACGTAATTCCTCAAGTTTCATGCTGTAGTAATATTGTCCAATATCAGCAATAATATAATTGCATAATGCCGGCGAAAAAAAGCGGGAGTGTGGTGCTCATCTCATCAGAAGGCCTGCAAGGACGCACTGCCCGAAAGAGATGCATCCGTCTCCCAGCGGTAGTTCCCTGTTGAGGAGGGGTTTCAGGTTGTTCTTCTTCAGCTCATCGATTATAGTCGTCCTGATATTATGGTTGTATGCCACTCCGCCGCTGACTGCGACATCCTCGAGGCCGTATTTCTCGGCAGCCATTACAGCCATATGTGCAACTCCTCTGGCGAGATTGTACTGGAATGATGCAGCAAGATCGGGGATATTCATGGTTCCTGATTTCTCAAGTGCTGTTTCAAGCAGGCCCCTTGTCGAGAGAACCATCCCCGCTTCATCGCTCGTATATTCCAGGTCCCATGACTCACATCTACCGGCTGAGGCTACCGATTCAAGTTTCATCGCCGGTTCCCCGTCGTATGTTCTTTCGCGGCAGATGTCGAGAAGGGCTGAAGCGGCATCGAGGACTCTCCCGGTACTGCTGGTCTCTGCCACGTTGAATCTCCTTTCAACCTGTTTCTTCAAAACCCCGAGTTCCATATCGCCCCAGCCTCTCGCTGAGAGGAGTTCTAGGACTTCGTCCGACTGCATTATTCCGTATAACATTCTCCCGGGGAAGCGGGTGGCCAGGTCACCGCCGGGCATCAAAACGGTTTCCAGGTGACCTACTCTTTTTAGATCGGTGATTTCGCCTGCGAAGATCTCCCCGCCCCAGATCTTTCCGTCGTCACCGTAGCCGACACCGTCGATCGCGATACCTATACAGGGTTCGGTGGTTACTGCCGCAATGTGGGCGCGGTGATGCTGAACCGCCACGGTTTCAAGGCCCTTAGATTCGGCAATCTCTTTAGCGTACCTTGTCGAGAGGAACTGTGGATGGAGATCGTGTGCGATAAAATCATATTCTGCCCCAATGATCCTTCCCATTTTTTCAACAGTTTCCCTGAGATAGCCGAGTGTCGGCGGGTTCCTTACATTTCCGACGTGGGGGGACGTATACGTGAATCCGCCCTTGTATATTGTCGCGTTCGAATTCAGTTCCGGGCCCACCCCGAGAATTACTGCTGAACCGAGGTCGATCCCGATCCTCTTCGGTGCATAACCTCTCGACAGGCGGATGATATAGCCCTCTCTTACAACCGAATCGTCACACCTGTTTTGAATATGGCGGTTATGGGAGAGGAAGTAATCGACACAATCTGACAGTTTCTTTACTGCCTCACCCGTTTCTGTGATCATGGGATTTCCGGGAGAATTGGCGCTCGTCATGATCAACAGCGGGTTTTTGAGGTGCGAAAAGAGGAGGTGGTGAAAACCCGTGTAAGGCAGCATGCACCCGAGCGTATTGAGGTTTGAGATATCGGGATGCGATGCCGGATCTTTTTTATAAAGCACCATAATCGGGTGCTCCGGGCCGGACAGGGTCTCTTTCTCCTCCGGGGAGACATCGCAGATGTCTTCGACGGTATCCCAGAGGCCCATGACCGCAAGCGGCTGCTCTGTCCTTCCGAGGCACTTCTTGAGTTTCAGGGCTGAACTCTCGATACAGACCAGATGATAACCGCCAATTCCCCTGATCGCAAATACCCGGCCTTCATCGAGAAGTTCGGCGGTCTTCACTATGGGATCATCTGTGTCGACATGTTTGCCGTTTTTGTCAAGCAGTTCGAGGGCGGGGCCGCAATTTTCGCAGGCTATGGTCTGTGCATGATGGCGCCGCGATCGCGGGCTGGAGTATTCTCTTTCGCATTCAGGGCAGCAGGGGAAGTCGTTCATCGTCGTTCTTTCCCTGTCATATGGGATCTCCCTGATGATGCTGTATCGTGGGCCGCAGTTGACACATGACGTCGCCCAGTAATTCTCGTACCTGCCGTCTTTTTCAAAGATATCCTTTACACATTCGTCACAGATGGCGACATCCGGCGGGATAAATCCGGTGAGTTCTCCTGTTCCGCTTTCGACAATCCTGAAATCCCGGGGGTGATGATCTGCATTTTCTTCAGGATCCAGTACCTCGACTGAATCTATCCTTGAAAGGATGGTCCCTTTTGAAACAGATTTGAGGAATTCATCGAAATGATCTCCGAATGCAATGATCCTGACTTCACTTCCGAGATTTTTCACCGAACCCCTGATTCCGTATTTTTCTGCCTCCGAGTACACGAAGGGCCTGAAACCCACTCCCTGTACTATTCCCCTTATTATTATCTGACCACTTTTACGCATGAAAAAAACCGGGATGCAGTATTATCACAAACTATATGATGATTTAAACCCTCAAAACGGATAAATCTAATGAAAATGTCATTATTTTCTGGTTTTTCATGTATGTCCGGTACCATTTTTTTATAAACAAGTTTTATTTTTTTATATGACTAATAATTAAATGGGTTTTTGCTTTGACAGGACATATAAGAATCGTAAACGATCCAATTGATCTCGTTCCTCTTCTGATAACATTCAATAACCCTGAGTATAAGTTAATCTATGACAGGCTCAGTAAAAACTGGATGACAGAAAAAGAGCTTTCTGAGGATATTGAACCTGAGCAGGTTACCGGTTGTCTTGCACTGCTGAAGAAAGGAAACCTCATAGAAGAACAGTGGCGGATGCCCAAGCCGGGAGATAAGCCGCAGAAAGAATATAAGACAACATACAGCAGGTTCAGGGCGAACTTTCAGTGTACAATGGACGACCTCGGTGATCTGATCCATGCGTCAGTATCGACTGATGAGAAGTTGAGAGATATTGTAGATGTAATTGAAAAAGAAGTTCGCGGAGGCAACAAGTCATTAAATGATCTGGCAAGAAATCATAATGTCAGTCCGGTTTTCATCAAGGGGCTTGCAAAGCGTCTTCCGAACCTCGATGTAAAAGGACAGGGGCTGGTATTCGTTGAGAAACCTGGAGAATGATCCGTTATATATCATACTGAGAAGCAAGAGAGAATCAACAAAATTTCAGATCCTCGTGGATATTGCAGAGAACCAGCCGTCCGTCCGGCAGCAGGAGATCGCGGAAAAGCTTGGTATAACACCGCAGGCTGTATCTGACTATATCCGTGATCTTGTCGACGACGGCATGGTATATTCACAGGGCAGGGGCAGCTACAAGATCACGTATAAAGGGGTCGAGTGGGTCTTAGCCAATGCAGAGGCATTGCAGTCATATGCAAAGCATGTAACACGTGATATAATTCAGCAGGTCTCCGTATGGACTGCGATTGCCGATTGTGAAATAAAAAAGGGAGATTCTGTCGGTCTCTTTATGAGAGACGGTCTTCTGTATGCGTCCCACAGCGATCAGTCTGCGGTCGGTAATGCAGAGAATAATGCGGTGAAAGGCGCCGATGTGGGCGTTATAGATGTAAAAGGGATAATCGACCTGAAAAAAGGCACTGTTCATATATGCAAGATCCCGCGGATCCAGAGAGGCGGGTCGGATTCTGTATCATATGAAAAATTGAAAGAAGTGCTTAACGATGCCGGTTTTATTGGTGTTGTAGGGATTGAATCGTATATCGCCGTGGGAAAGGCGGGATTTAAGGCTGACGCATTCTTCGGTGCCGGCGACGCTGTGATCGATGCTGCGTTTCATGGCCTCGAATGTGCAATAGTTATTGTTGATGAGGAGTTTACGGACTTTCTTAAGAGGATAGAAACTTCAGAACTGGCATACAAAATGTACGATTTCGTATCCTCATGAGACTTGTCGTAAATCCCCAGAGAGGATCATATAAGATCTTTTTTTACGACCGGAATCTGGTTGCCGGATCGGGTATAGTTGAGATTGTCAGGACCGGAAAAGGATTCCGGCCGAAGAATTATAAATATAAACCTGTTGAAAAGCGGCAGTATAAAAATATCCCTTCAAAAGAGTTGATCTCGGCGCTTCGAAGATCGAATATCTACATGACTGTCGGCGATAAAAATTTTGAATCTTTTTTATCAGATCTCCAGATTCCGTTCAAATATTTAAACGCCTGCCGGACATGCCTTATCGAAGACCGGATCACTCCGCTGAAGAATAAGAATTCTGTTAGATATGGCAGAGAGAAGATCTGCCTGGACTGTGCAAAGAAGGAACTCAGGAGGGAGCTGGGGTATCTCGGCGGAACCGGTGCGCTCTCGTCCGCTCATCTTGAAAAGCTTCTTGAACTGTATATGGACTTAAACAGGGTCCTCGGAATGGTCCAGCCCGATCGCCTCGACATGTCGAAGACTCTGTTCGACAGGCTCGAGGCGCACGAGATAAGGAAAACTTCTGCGATAAAGGACCTGCCTCTACCCAAGCGTTTCAAAGAGCATTGCGGTGTCGAGAACCTGATGCCGGTCCAGCAGCTGTCGGTTGAAGCCGGACTGCTGGAAGGAAAGGATCAGCTTATCGTGGCTGCTACTGCGAGCGGAAAGACTTTCATCGGGGAGATGGCAGGCGTGAAGAATTTTCTGGAGAACAGGGGGAATACTCTCTTTCTCGTTCCGCTTGTGGCCCTTGCCAACCAGAAATATTCACGCTTCACGAAAAAATACGGATTTCTTGATGTCTCGCTGAAGACCGGGGTTTCGAGGCTCAACATTCCCGAGACACGTGTGAAAGCGAACCGCAGCATGGACTCCGCGATAATTGTCGGGACATACGAGGGCGTGGATTATATGCTCAGGTGCGGCAGGACCCTCGGAAAGATCGGGACAGTGGTTATAGACGAAGTCCAGAACCTTGAGGAGCCCGAAAGAGGGCACAGGCTTGACGGTCTTATATCGAGGCTGAAGTTCGTTGCTCCCCATGCCCAGTTCCTCTATCTCAGTGCAACCATAGGGTTCCCGCACCTGCTTGCAGAAAAACTCAACTCAAGTCTTGTTGAGTATATGGAGCGGCCGGTTCCACTTGAAAGGCACCTGATATTCGTCAACAGGGGAGAGAAAATAAAACTCATCAAAAGAATGGTGTCGACCGAGTACAAGACTAAGTCTTCGAAAGGTTTTCGAGGGCAGACAATTGTCTTTACATTCTCCCGTTCGCGCTGCCATGATATTGCGGACGCAATAGGCGAAGGAAAGGCTGCGGCGTACCATGCAGGTCTGACTGCAAAAGAGAGGCGCGAGGTCGAGACAAAATTCGAGAAGGGCGAGCTCTCGGCTGTGGTGACTACGGCGGCTCTTGCGGCCGGTGTGGACTTTCCTGCTTCCCAGGTGATCTTCGATTCGCTTGCGATGGGAATTGAATGGCTGACTGTTCAGGAGTTTTCCCAGATGATGGGCCGTGCAGGGAGGCCAGATTTTCATGATATGGGTAAGGTTGTAGTTCTTGCTGAGCCTGGTGCGTCGTATTCGCGTGATTCGAAACTGACGGAAGAAGAGGTTGCCATAAATCTCCTGAAGGGGGAGATGGAGGAGGTGTCCCCGGTTTACAATGACGAGGAGTCTTCCGAAGAACTGGTTGCGAACTCTGTCGTATGCGGCGGAGATATTGACAATCTCGAGCGGATCTGTGCATCGATGGTTGGAGAGATGATCGATATCCTGCCTGTACTAAAGAAAAGGAATTTCATTAAGGTGAGCGGTAACCAAGTCGTTATGTCCCCTGCTGCCAGGGTTATGGCAGAGCATTTCATAGGGATAAATACGTATGACAAGATCCTCTCGCTCATAACGGTTTCAGACGACCCGCTGGAGATTCTTGCAGAGATCGAATGCGATGAACCTGAGAAGAATCAAAAATAACTTCTTTTGTGGATTTTTCTTTTGTGTCTGGAAATATATTTTTATCAGGTGTATTGTTGGCAACCTCAGGGCCTATCTGTGGTGATGTTCAGGGGATAGACAAGTATCCCCTGAACGGAGAGACGCGGTAAGATCATCACGCGTACTGAACAACTTCCTCCAAAAAAAATCTCTACTGTCTCCGGGAGTGGATGTACGCGGGAAGTAAGCGCCTGAAAAAATTATTTAAAAAAAAGTCCGATTATCCTTGTTCCTGGGCGGATTTGTATGCATCGTACATACTGTAGATCCATATTATCAGGTATAAGATGATTACTCCAAAGGTCATTAATGAGAGAAATCCTAAGATTACTGCAAGAACGAACAATAAAAGCGCTTTTAAAAATTGTCCTGTATAAAACTGCCCGAGTCCGGGTATGAAAAACGACAGTATTACTGCCAGTATCGGTGATGCCATATACCTTCTTTCCTTCTGTGTTGTATTTAGTGGTTTTGTTTTATAGTGGCGACCGTCTCTTTTTGGACTTCAAATTCTTCATGAAACTGTCCCCATCACAAAGATATTTATTCTCTCCAAATGATTATCCTGATTACGGTCAGGAAATGACCGCTATTAAAGAGGAGAATAACGATGAAAGTTTGGAAATGCAAAAAATGCGGATATGTATATAACCCCGAGGTAGGTGACCATGAGTCGGGAATTTCAAAGGGAACAGCGTTTGAAGATCTCCCCGATACGTGGGTATGCCCGAGATGCGGTGCTAAAAAGAATATGTTTGTAGCCATGGAGATTTAAAAAGATGGCTGAAACCAAAATGAAATGCTCCATATGCGGGCATGTATATGATTCAAAGAAAGGAGATGTAGGTGTAGACAAGGATACGGATTTTTCCGATGTTCCCGCCGACTGGAAATGTCCGGTATGCGGGGCGGCGAAGTCTGCGTTTTTTAAAATAGATTAAGTGAATTGATATGACAGTTAGAGAGATCAGGCAAGGAATTTATTCAGTCGGCGTTATAGACTGGGACAGACAGGTCTTCGATGAACTGTTGCCTCTTCCCGAAGGAACGACGTACAGTTCATATCTTGTGAAAGGCAGCGAAAAGACTGCACTGGTAGATGCGGTGGATGCCGAATTCGAGGAGGA
Protein-coding regions in this window:
- a CDS encoding PEGA domain-containing protein yields the protein MKKMFVLIAAVSILAALLPLSVSAETIGGDQGWINVYCNVDGASVYFDGQYKGEIVNGIYTQAVYSTGTPYHSISVEKSGYSTWSEELDTNPGMGESMNVYATINPVTVVPTLIGGDVGYYTVYCNVDGADVYFNSDYKGQTANGELTVEVYTTGTPYTTYTVSKSGYTSFTAQISEYPAAGETDKLYATLVASQPTATQGSPVSVFAVIGALIAGLVGFALIAKKN
- a CDS encoding DEAD/DEAH box helicase, encoding MRLVVNPQRGSYKIFFYDRNLVAGSGIVEIVRTGKGFRPKNYKYKPVEKRQYKNIPSKELISALRRSNIYMTVGDKNFESFLSDLQIPFKYLNACRTCLIEDRITPLKNKNSVRYGREKICLDCAKKELRRELGYLGGTGALSSAHLEKLLELYMDLNRVLGMVQPDRLDMSKTLFDRLEAHEIRKTSAIKDLPLPKRFKEHCGVENLMPVQQLSVEAGLLEGKDQLIVAATASGKTFIGEMAGVKNFLENRGNTLFLVPLVALANQKYSRFTKKYGFLDVSLKTGVSRLNIPETRVKANRSMDSAIIVGTYEGVDYMLRCGRTLGKIGTVVIDEVQNLEEPERGHRLDGLISRLKFVAPHAQFLYLSATIGFPHLLAEKLNSSLVEYMERPVPLERHLIFVNRGEKIKLIKRMVSTEYKTKSSKGFRGQTIVFTFSRSRCHDIADAIGEGKAAAYHAGLTAKERREVETKFEKGELSAVVTTAALAAGVDFPASQVIFDSLAMGIEWLTVQEFSQMMGRAGRPDFHDMGKVVVLAEPGASYSRDSKLTEEEVAINLLKGEMEEVSPVYNDEESSEELVANSVVCGGDIDNLERICASMVGEMIDILPVLKKRNFIKVSGNQVVMSPAARVMAEHFIGINTYDKILSLITVSDDPLEILAEIECDEPEKNQK
- a CDS encoding transporter substrate-binding domain-containing protein, translated to MLNLIISPGYAAYSEDQVLVVGADEYFPPYEYIDYNGRAAGFNIDIMNAVAEEMSLNISVQPGPWHEVRNDLESGKIDFISGMFYSEERDEVVNFSEPYISVSHAIFVREGSDISGPEDLKGKEIVVEEGDIMHDYALGLDSSNTIITTHNQSEALLLLASGKYDAALLSKLHGEHLIMQYGIAGIITAGPPLEIREYCVAASANASNLLPVINEGLVIIRNNGKYDEIYKKWFGVFEEREFFLTLINIVIFILLPVIILLAIALIWSVSLRRKLTKTSSELEDELVKQERVKKALQESKDKYEVLFNSLNEGVFLCEYDPVKKSGRIIEVNDTACRRLGYTREEMMGKNLFDITRMLSYDCETLVEKLTKEKNEISYYAEHVRKDRSVFPVHVKARRLTYGGGEYVLQLARDITKEREFGEREAEALKKIEMNLIQLATLNDEIRNPLTVIAGVTDMETKDSRNIILDQVRRIDEIISRLDRSWIESAKIREFLKKHMEINEKDELSEKK
- the pdxS gene encoding pyridoxal 5'-phosphate synthase lyase subunit PdxS, which produces MKLEELRFGTELIKRGFASMQKGGVIMDVVNAEQAVIAEEAGAVAVMALERVPADIRKAGGVARMADTAIVEEIIDAVTIPVMGKARIGHFVEARVLEAIGVDMIDESEVLTPADEEFHIDKKEFTVPFVCGARNLGEACRRIAEGAAMIRTKGEAGTGNVVEAVRHMRSITGEIRMLQGMSSQETAAYARSIEAPVDIVAECAKLGRLPVVNFSAGGIATPADAALMMQLGADGVFVGSGIFKSEKPSVMASAIVQAVDHFTDAKVIAEVSRGLGDAMPGLDVHLLREDEVLSTRGN
- a CDS encoding rubredoxin, whose product is MAETKMKCSICGHVYDSKKGDVGVDKDTDFSDVPADWKCPVCGAAKSAFFKID
- a CDS encoding response regulator encodes the protein MPEKILILDDEKPILEIMSLFLRRKGNEVSCFSSGTKALESLRQESEAGVPYTVAILDVSVPGDRGARELVGPMKETNPGLKVIISSGDSVEGAMENPSLYGFSASLKKPFRAADIDKAIEEARKK
- a CDS encoding ArsR family transcriptional regulator yields the protein MTGHIRIVNDPIDLVPLLITFNNPEYKLIYDRLSKNWMTEKELSEDIEPEQVTGCLALLKKGNLIEEQWRMPKPGDKPQKEYKTTYSRFRANFQCTMDDLGDLIHASVSTDEKLRDIVDVIEKEVRGGNKSLNDLARNHNVSPVFIKGLAKRLPNLDVKGQGLVFVEKPGE
- a CDS encoding DUF7839 domain-containing protein gives rise to the protein MRNLENDPLYIILRSKRESTKFQILVDIAENQPSVRQQEIAEKLGITPQAVSDYIRDLVDDGMVYSQGRGSYKITYKGVEWVLANAEALQSYAKHVTRDIIQQVSVWTAIADCEIKKGDSVGLFMRDGLLYASHSDQSAVGNAENNAVKGADVGVIDVKGIIDLKKGTVHICKIPRIQRGGSDSVSYEKLKEVLNDAGFIGVVGIESYIAVGKAGFKADAFFGAGDAVIDAAFHGLECAIVIVDEEFTDFLKRIETSELAYKMYDFVSS
- the hypF gene encoding carbamoyltransferase HypF; this translates as MRKSGQIIIRGIVQGVGFRPFVYSEAEKYGIRGSVKNLGSEVRIIAFGDHFDEFLKSVSKGTILSRIDSVEVLDPEENADHHPRDFRIVESGTGELTGFIPPDVAICDECVKDIFEKDGRYENYWATSCVNCGPRYSIIREIPYDRERTTMNDFPCCPECEREYSSPRSRRHHAQTIACENCGPALELLDKNGKHVDTDDPIVKTAELLDEGRVFAIRGIGGYHLVCIESSALKLKKCLGRTEQPLAVMGLWDTVEDICDVSPEEKETLSGPEHPIMVLYKKDPASHPDISNLNTLGCMLPYTGFHHLLFSHLKNPLLIMTSANSPGNPMITETGEAVKKLSDCVDYFLSHNRHIQNRCDDSVVREGYIIRLSRGYAPKRIGIDLGSAVILGVGPELNSNATIYKGGFTYTSPHVGNVRNPPTLGYLRETVEKMGRIIGAEYDFIAHDLHPQFLSTRYAKEIAESKGLETVAVQHHRAHIAAVTTEPCIGIAIDGVGYGDDGKIWGGEIFAGEITDLKRVGHLETVLMPGGDLATRFPGRMLYGIMQSDEVLELLSARGWGDMELGVLKKQVERRFNVAETSSTGRVLDAASALLDICRERTYDGEPAMKLESVASAGRCESWDLEYTSDEAGMVLSTRGLLETALEKSGTMNIPDLAASFQYNLARGVAHMAVMAAEKYGLEDVAVSGGVAYNHNIRTTIIDELKKNNLKPLLNRELPLGDGCISFGQCVLAGLLMR
- the pdxT gene encoding pyridoxal 5'-phosphate synthase glutaminase subunit PdxT encodes the protein MEIKAGVLALQGDVSEHLDAFDRTLDSIKDIDGYEVFALKRPEDVESCQAIAIPGGESTTISRLIDRNNLREPLKTFSGGIFATCAGMVLSASRIVDDDDVKPLSIMDIEVRRNAFGRQKDSFESEIQIEGLSEPFRAVFIRAPVAVSAGPGVKVIGKIDDGIVAAMQGKNMVLAFHPELGDDLRLHELFIRNLIAELKL
- a CDS encoding rubredoxin; amino-acid sequence: MKVWKCKKCGYVYNPEVGDHESGISKGTAFEDLPDTWVCPRCGAKKNMFVAMEI